In Notamacropus eugenii isolate mMacEug1 chromosome 1, mMacEug1.pri_v2, whole genome shotgun sequence, one genomic interval encodes:
- the ACKR2 gene encoding atypical chemokine receptor 2, whose translation MAATFPPVSPTSTSLENTSMYDYYYLDNSLATVCRKEAILSFGQVFLPVFYSLVFVLGLGGNLFFLIVLIYSARRRQVIEIYLLNLVVSNLLFVVTLPFWGASVAWHWVFGEVLCKIICALYTASFYSSIFFLGCMSLDKYLDVVHAQTHHHLWTRAKSWLLSGGVWTVALVLSIPDLAFAQVQEGPGGMQSCHLDFGDNRHVWKLLLRFKQSILGFVLPLFAMIFFYTRIGCILTVLRPRGRGRALWTAAALVMAFFVLWCPYNITLFLHSLQDLQVLEDCEVSKRLDYALQVTESIAFTHSCLSPFFYLFVHHQFRKHLKKVLEAIFKRSRDTSADHPAQTSYSNSYSTTQEEIASTDNQEESFQDHGI comes from the coding sequence ATGGCAGCCACCTTCCCTCCTGTCTCACCTACGTCAACTAGCCTTGAAAACACCAGCATGTATGACTATTACTACCTGGATAATTCCTTGGCTACAGTCTGTAGGAAGGAGGCCATCTTGTCCTTTGGCCAAGTGTTCCTACCTGTCTTCTATTCCCTGGTGTTTGTCCTGGGTCTGGGTGGGAACCTCTTCTTTCTCATTGTCCTCATCTACTCTGCCCGTAGAAGACAGGTTATTGAGATCTACCTACTGAACCTGGTTGTTTCTAACCTCCTCTTTGTGGTGACCCTGCCTTTCTGGGGGGCCTCTGTAGCCTGGCATTGGGTCTTTGGGGAAGTCCTCTGCAAAATCATATGCGCCCTTTACACTGCTAGCTTCTACAGCAGCATCTTCTTTCTTGGCTGCATGAGTCTGGATAAGTATCTGGATGTTGTCCATGCTCAGACCCACCATCACCTGTGGACACGAGCAAAGAGCTGGCTCCTTTCAGGTGGAGTGTGGACAGTGGCCCTGGTACTTTCAATTCCTGACCTAGCCTTTGCTCAAGTGCAAGAAGGCCCTGGTGGTATGCAGAGTTGTCATCTGGACTTTGGAGACAATAGGCACGTATGGAAGTTGCTTCTTCGCTTTAAGCAGAGTATTCTGGGATTTGTCCTCCCACTTTTTGCTATGATCTTCTTCTACACTCGAATAGGCTGCATCCTCACAGTCCTAAGACCTCGGGGCAGGGGCCGAGCCTTGTGGACAGCTGCAGCACTGGTGATGGCCTTCTTTGTACTGTGGTGTCCCTACAACATTACTCTGTTCCTGCACTCACTGCAGGACTTACAGGTCCTCGAGGACTGTGAGGTCAGCAAGCGTCTGGACTATGCTCTTCAGGTGACAGAGAGCATTGCTTTCACTCATAGCTGCCTCTCCCCCTTCTTCTATCTCTTTGTCCACCATCAGTTCAGGAAACATCTCAAAAAAGTTCTAGAAGCCATCTTCAAAAGATCCAGGGATACCTCTGCTGACCATCCTGCCCAGACCAGTTATTCCAATAGTTATTCCACAACCCAAGAAGAAATTGCTAGCACTGACAACCAGGAAGAAAGCTTCCAGGATCATGGAATTTAG